The following proteins come from a genomic window of Nicotiana tomentosiformis chromosome 12, ASM39032v3, whole genome shotgun sequence:
- the LOC138902552 gene encoding uncharacterized protein — translation MDSMINEAQALKGKLREGAQGAADPFNNIFDGLDSTASKDATGSSSLSVLNKASVLHHQAFLIIREEHEAEVRELTEKGDTYRLLIEKLRADLEATQSPAEARTYWALKTQIDAIQAKAEEFKKNMDILALKKETVQAQLESAEAQLQAAKEKASVQENLANEIEVVRSEMVVANIKVDAKLAQFKVEAEAIRAQAKSMVDHAKLQALREAFEGVHSQGFDILAEIKNAKA, via the exons ATGGATTCTATGATCAATGAGGCTCAGGCGTTGAAGGGTAAACTCAGAGAAGGGGCGCAAGGAGCAGCCGATCCTTTCAATAACATTTTTGATGGCCTGGACTCTACAGCTTCAAAGGATGCTACCGGTTCGAGTAGCTTATCGGTGCTAAATAAG gcttcggtgttgcatcatcAAGCTTTCCTCATAATCCGGGAAGAGCATGAGGCTGAGGTCCGGGAACTCACCGAGAAGGGGGATACTTACAGGCTTCTGATTGAGAAGCTCCGGGCTGATTTAGAAGCGACTCAGA GTCCGGCAGAGGCTCGAACATATTGGGCACTCAAGACACAGATAGATGCGATACAAGCCAAGGCTGAAGAGTTCAAGAAGAATATGGACATCTTAGCTTTGAAAAAGGAAACTGTCCAAGCACAACTGGAGTCGGCCGAGGCCCAGCTCCAAGCTGCAAAAGAGAAAGCCTCGGTACAG GAGAATTTGGCCAATGAAATCGAAGTGGTCAGATCTGAGATGGTCGTGGCCAACATCAAAGTCGATGCCAAACTGGCCCAATTCAAAGTCGAGGCTGAAGCCATTCGGGCGCAGGCTAAGAGCATGGTGGATCATGCAAAATTGCAAGCTCTAAGGGAAGCCTTTGAGGGAGTTCATTCTCAGGGCTTCGATATTCTGGCCGAGATCAAGAATGCCAAAGCATAG